The following coding sequences lie in one Lolium perenne isolate Kyuss_39 chromosome 2, Kyuss_2.0, whole genome shotgun sequence genomic window:
- the LOC127335572 gene encoding LOW QUALITY PROTEIN: BRCA1-associated RING domain protein 1 (The sequence of the model RefSeq protein was modified relative to this genomic sequence to represent the inferred CDS: substituted 1 base at 1 genomic stop codon), with product MASSMRRFLNPLVLNIQKMELELTCPVCLKLLSAPTMLPCSHTSCSTCATAQTMEGYSCAICKLPYNSQDLKPAYNLEAIVKIHKSLSSTLSSMVTQQGAQGDIPVASQQTPVRGNKNSYNSVASKLLYGQSTEPVKAVVGGQKAMDPALNQSNGVAVQPTVLVHKGPCRSSQSSDGTRDLDCDSNDLEGELVASRSPPQNESKRVPDVMDDHTREPKSTYFLLTHFTGYFGMEGKXTDIIANINAEQRTMNDSWKCEFCHSPEISKCAGPLLHYLNGEPVKDDQAWKSNVLHVHEKCTEWAPQAFFDGDIVKNLENELARSLKIKCSVCGLKGAALGCLVRSCRQSFHFPCAHGIPGCRWDEEKFVMLCPSHSSKKLPCEKPKSKKKAQLQQSSSDAILGDLNSPFPMERNEIWTASPFLSNEWVICGSALSGRDKEVLGQFQSQTGITVTNNWTPNVTHVVANTDEKGACGRTLKVLLAILAGKWVLNVNWLKACLEAREPVPEEPYEISSDVHGSVDGPRTGRLRAIQKAPRLFSGLAFYFIGDVLPMFMADLENLIAMAGGSILDKADLSSTSLILYNMEVPPGDDQANIELVMEKRRAEAEELAATVGCRALAHTWVLDSIAFCKVEFPM from the exons ATGGCGAGCAGCATGAGGAGGTTCCTCAACCCGCTGGTGCTCAACATCCAGAAGATGGAGCTCGAGCTCACCTGCCCCGTCTG CCTGAAGTTGCTCAGCGCGCCTACGATGCTACCATGTTCCCACACGTCCTGCAG CACCTGTGCCACCGCACAGACCATGGAAGGCTACAGCTGCGCCATCTGCAAACTGCCCTACAACTCTCAAG ATTTAAAGCCTGCTTATAACCTTGAGGCAATAGTGAAAATCCACAAGAGCCTCAGCTCTACGCTCAGCAGCATGGTCACACAGCAGGGGGCTCAAGGGGACATTCCTG TTGCATCTCAACAAACTCCAGTACGGGGGAACAAAAATTCTTACAACTCTGTTGCTTCAAAGCTGCTGTATGGCCAATCAACAGAACCTGTAAAAGCAGTCGTGGGCGGTCAGAAAGCAATGGATCCTGCATTGAACCAATCTAATGGTGTGGCTGTTCAGCCAACGGTTCTTGTACACAAGGGACCATGCAGGTCGTCTCAATCTTCCGATGGCACTAGGGATCTGGACTGTGACAGTAATGACCTGGAAGGAGAGTTG GTAGCAAGCAGATCCCCTCCTCAAAATGAGTCGAAAAGAGTACCTGATGTAATGGATGACCATACTAGGGAACCGAAGAGTACGTATTTTCTCTTAACTCATTTCACTGGATATTTTGGAATGGAAGGCAAATAAACTGACATAATTGCAAACATCAATGCAGAACAACGAACTATGAATGACTCCTGGAAATGTGAATTTTGTCACTCTCCTGAAATCAGCAAG TGTGCTGGCCCGTTGTTGCACTATCTGAATGGAGAACCAGTGAAGGATGATCAAGCTTGGAAATCTAATGTTCTGCATGTCCATGAGAAATGCACTGAATG GGCTCCTCAAGCATTCTTTGATGGTGATATTGTGAAGAATTTGGAGAATGAGTTGGCGCGTTCTTTGAAGATCAAGTGCAGTGTTTGTGGATTAAAAGGTGCAGCACTAGGCTGCCTTGTTAGGAGCTGCCGCCAAAGCTTTCATTTCCCATGTGCCCATGGGATCCCAGGCTGCCGATGGGACGAA GAAAAGTTTGTTATGCTGTGTCCTTCCCATTCATCAAAGAAGCTGCCCTGTgagaaaccaaaatcgaaaaagaAGGCCCAGCTTCAACA ATCATCTTCTGATGCTATTCTTGGCGATTTGAACTCACCTTTTCCAATGGAAAGAAATGAAATTTGGACAGCCTCACCTTTTTTATCAAATGAATGGGTGATATGCGGATCTGCCCTCTCTGGCCGAGACAAG GAAGTGTTGGGTCAGTTCCAGTCTCAAACTGGCATCACAGTAACTAATAACTGGACGCCAAATGTGACTCATGTAGTTGCTAATACGGATGAAAAGGGTGCATGTGGTAGGACACTGAAGGTTCTCCTGGCCATACTAGCTGGGAAATGGGTTCTCAATGTAAATT GGCTGAAAGCTTGCCTGGAGGCTAGAGAACCAGTCCCTGAGGAGCCATATGAGATCAGTTCTGATGTTCATGGCTCTGTTGACGGCCCTCGCACAGGAAGACTACGAGCAATCCAAAAG GCACCAAGACTGTTTTCAGGGCTGGCCTTCTACTTTATTGGTGATGTCCTGCCGATGTTTATGGCGGACCTTGAAAACTTGATTGCCATGGCAGGAGGATCTATCTTGGACAAGGCTGATCTCTCCAGCACATCCTTGATTCTTTACAACATGGAGGTTCCTCCTGGAGATGATCAGGCCAACATCGAGCTGGTAATGGAGAAGAGAAGGGCCGAGGCTGAAGAACTGGCAGCAACAGTTGGCTGCAGGGCTCTTGCTCATACATGGGTTCTAGATAGCATCGCCTTCTGCAAAGTGGAGTTTCCCATGTGA